From the Streptomyces sp. NBC_01216 genome, the window GGATTGGTCCCAGTTGACCGCTTCGGCTGCCTCGCGGGACTGGCGAGCGCAGTGGACCCAGCTGGAGCTTCAACGCCGACCCAGGCCGGCTCCAGCCACCGTCCTCCCGGTGGCGGGGCACCTCCGCGGTCCGGCACCGGGAGGACGGCTACGCGAGGAATCGGCTGAAGGAGCGTTCCGCTCCTGAGCCGTGGCGGGCGTTCCGGCTCCGTCGTCGCCGCGTGCGCAACAGCTGCTGAAGACCGCTCGCCCAGGGCGCGTATGCCCTTCCGCGACCTCCCGGCGGGCCCGCCGCGTTCTCCGGTGCGGACGGGAACGCGAGGTCGGATTCCCGCCAGCACGTTGAGACCCGGAAGGGTTTCATTGAACTCGCAACCAATTAATGCGGGAGGATCGGCATGGACGGTAATGCAGTGGCGCTGGTGACCGGTGGGAGCCGGGGGATCGGGGCGGCGGTCGGGCTGCGGCTCGCCGAGGACGGTTTCGATGTCGCGTTCACGTATGCGCGCGGCGAGGAAGCGGCGGCCGAGGTGGTCGGGAAGATCGAAGCGCTCGGGCGGCGAGCCTTGGCCGTACGGGCCGATTCCGGGGATCCGGCGGCTGCCGGCGCGGTGGTGGAACGGACCGTGCGGGAGTTCGGGCGTCTCGACGTGCTGGTCAACAACGCCGGTGTGGGAGTGCTGGGGCCGCTGGAGGCGCTGACCGCAGCTGATGTGGAGCACGTACTCGCGGTCAACGCGCGCGGAGTGTTCCTCACAACGCAGGCAGCGGCCCCGCACCTGGGCCCCGGCGGGCGAATCATCACCATCGGCAGTTGCGTGACCCAGCGGGCGTCGTCCCCGGGCGGAACGCTCTACGCGATGAGCAAGTCGGCGCTGATCGGGCTGAACAAGGCGTTGGCCCGGGAGCTGGGCGGACGCGGAATCACCGCGAACATTGTCCACCCGGGGCCCGTGGACACCGACATGAACCCCGCCGGCGGGCCGTACGCCGGGCCGCAGGCCGCGATGACGGCCCTCGGACGGTTCGGCACACCTCGGGAGGTGGCGTCCATGGTGGCCTTCCTTGCAGGACCGGAGGCAGCGTACGTCACAGGCGCCGAGTTCGCCGTGGACGGCGGGCACGCCGCGTAGCCCTCCGGCCGGTCGTCGTCGAGCTGGACCCAGACGTCCCCGATTCACCACCGCGGCATCCGGGCGGTGCCGTCGACCAGTGGCACCATCCACTCACATGGCCCTGATCCACGGGCACCCTTGCCGTGAGTTTGCCGAAGCCGCCCAGGCCCCACTCGATGTCACCCGGGTCGAGCCCGCACGTCTCGCTGACCGCGGGCCGACTTGGGACATCCGGACCGTCAGGTGAACTTGCGGCGGGGGCCGGCTCGCCGCCCCAGCCAGTGAACAGCGTCCCGACTCCCCGGTCACCAAGTCCGACCCGACGGGCCTGCGCCCCGACGGCCCGGTCGGCGGCAACGGAGTCGCGGACTACTACTGAGCCAAGGCCGCGGCATGACCACCGGCTACTACACCAAGACCGAGGACAGGACACCTCCCGGCACCACCAGCGTCGCTTGTGCCACACGAACTCCAGGCGGCGCTCTCCGTACGGGAGATCACGCGGCCGGGTGGTCGCCGCCCCCTTCACCCGGGCCGCGAACACCCCCGGCGCGGACCGGTCCCGGCGTCCCGACGGTCTCCCCCTCCGTCGGCGCGCGTCGAGCACCGCGAACACCCGGGGCCACGGCGCACCGGGCCTCGGAAGCCCCGGCGTCAGACCTCCGACGGCTCCGGACGCGCGGCGGACCCGGCGCGCCGGACCGGCTCGACGATCCCCCGAACGGCGAGCAGGTATCCGAGTTCGGCGCGACTGCGGCTGCCCAGGGCTTCCGACGTCCGCTTCACGTGGTTGGCCACCGAGCGCAGGCTGATGCCGAGGCGGCTCGCTATCGCCTTGTCGGGCTCACCGGTCACGAGCATGCGCAGCACGGCGTCGCGAATGCCGTCGGCGAGGATGTCCGTGTGGATGCCGGGCGCCGTGGCCATGGGTTCCGCCCGGCCCCACTCGTGCTCGAAGGACCTGACGAGGTACCGGACGATGCCGGGGTGGCGGATGGCGAGGGCCTCGGTGCTCCGGTCCCGGACGCTGGGGATGAAGGCGATGTTCCGGTCGCAGACGATGAGCCGCTCGAACAGCTCCTCGGCGGTGCGGACTTCGGCACCGGCCTCGGTGATCTGCTCCACGTAGGAGAGCGTGGGGCCGTGCGAGCGCACGGAGTGCTGGTAGAGCGTGCGCTGATGGACTCCGCGGGCGGCGAGCTTGAGATCGCGCGGGAGCGCTTCGGCCAGCAGCGTGGGGGCCCTTCCCCCGCCCGGCTGCATGGTGAGGAGTTCGCTGGTGCAGCTGCCGACGGCCTGTTCCAGAGCCGTGCTGATCACGTCGGTCCCGATCAGACGGCGGACCAGGGCGTCCCCCTGGAGCGCTTCCAGGTAGACGCCCTCCAGACGGGAGATCGAGACCCGCATGGCCGCCAGCCGGTGCTGCTCGTCGAGGATCGTGCGCTCGATCGGCCGGGTGAGGCCGAACAGGGCCACGTCCGGCGGGACCGGGACGAGTTCACCGGTCTCGGGAGAGGTGCGCAGTAGGCCCAACTGCACGATGCAGAGGGGCACGGCACCCGATGTGTAGCCCTTCTGGAGAGTCTCCCGGTACACGTTCACGCCAAGGTCACACACCTCCATGTGTCCGCTTGCTGATCTCTTGTCGCCATTTCTGCACATAAAATCCCCTTACATCTTCGTGCACTGCATCTAGATTTTGCCGGAATTCGTTGCTTGCCACGAGACGGGGGTGGAAGTCTCAAGCCGTGCCCCAAGAGCCGCCTTTTTTGGGGGCATAGCAGGAAAACTCCACCATTTCCGTAACGCCAACTTGCCGATGGTTGAAAAATGCGACGAGTAACAGGATTCACCGCTGTTCTGCTTCTGGCTCTGCTCGGTACCGGCATCGCCGGGGCGACCGCGGGCGGCCCCGCTTCCCGTGCGGCGTCCGCCCCGTTCAAGGACTCCGCCTGGGGCTGAGGCCCCGCCGACCCACGTTCCCTCCTCTCCGTTCAACCCCTCAGAAGGAATGCGATGACCCGCACAGCTGTGGTCACCGGTGCCGGCAGCGGTATCGGCAAGGCCACCGCGCGACGGCTGGCCAAGGAGGGCTACCAGGTCGTCCTGGTAGCCCGGCGAGCCGATCGGCTGGCCGAACTGGCCGACGAGATCGGCGGCGTCCCGGTGGCCTGCGACATCACCGACCCGGAGGCGGTGCGGGCCGCGTTCGCGCCCCTGGACCGCTGTGACCTGCTGGTGAACAACGCGGGCGGCGCGCTCGGGGCCGAGGCTGTGGCCGATGCCACCGGGGACGCCTGGCAGTGGATGTTCTCCGTGAACGTGCTGGGCACCCTGCACGTGACACGGACACTGCTGCCGCTGCTCCGGGCTTCGGCCGAAGGCGCGACGATCGTGACCATCACGTCGACGGCCGCGTTCGTGAACTACGAGGGCGGTGCCGGCTACAGCGCCGCGAAGCACGCCGAGCACGCGCTCAGCGAGACGCTGCGTCTCGAACTCTGCGGCACTCCGGTGCGGGTCGTCGAGATCGCGCCCGGCATGGTGCGGACCGAGGAGTTCGCGCTCAACCGCTTCGAGGGCGACGCCGAGAAGGCCGCCGCCGTCTACGCCGGTGTGGACCGGCCGCTGCGCGCCGAGGACGTCGCCGAGTGCGTGGCGCTCACGGTGGCGCTGCCGCCGCACGTCAACGTCGACCACCTGGTGGTACGCCCCGTGGCCCAGGCCGCCCAGCACAAGACGCACCGGGGAGCGGTCTTCCCCGTCTGAAGCCGCCGGCCGGCGCCGGGGCCGCACCCCCGCGCCGGCCGCCGCGCGACCGGGGCCGGGCCCGGCTCCGGAGCCGCTTACCACCGGAACCACGAAAGGAAGTGTGCCGAGCCATGTCCTTGTGGCGAAAATTCATGGAGAAATTCTTCGGGCGCAAGCGCCGAAAGAAGAATGACGCGTCCATATACCCCATGTTCTGACCGTTTCCTTCGGGGCGACGGAATGCACCGGCGACGACCGGGCCGACATTCTCAGTAAAGGAAGCAAGAAGGTGCACGCCACCTCACCCACTGCTCGCGCCGTATTCACCCGGGCTTCCGACCCCGAGTGCATGTGGCCGGGCGGTGCCCTCCTGGACGAAGTACGCGCTGAACTCGCCCGGCCCGCTCCACGATGCGGGCCGCTCGACGACCTGGACGAACTGCGGGCCCACGCCTCCCGGTGGGCCGCCGAGGAGACCGACCGCTTCACCACCCTCCGGGACGCCTCCCTCGCCTGCGGCGACGGCGGGGAGGTGGTGCGACGGACGGTGCTGTCCTGCGCCCCGCTCGCGCTGCTCTCCGGCGCCTGGCTGCAGTGGCTCAGCGCCCCGGGCAACGCCGAGACCCTGGCGTCGCTGCGCGCGCTGAGCCTGTACGCCTCCGATGTCGGGGCGAGCCACCCGCACGCCTCGCGCGGCTCCGCCTACCTCACCCTGCTGCGACGCCTCCGACTGGCCGAGTACGCCGTTCCGGCGACCCGGCTGACCCAGGACACCCGCATCGAGGAGGACGCGTTCTTCGTGCCCTCCGTGCTGCTCGCGATGGGTCGGCGGCCGGAGGACTTCCATCCCGAGATCCTCGGGGCCGATCTCTGCCTGCGCAGCGTCGGCCTGCTGCCGGCGCTCACCCTGGTCCGGCGGGCTCACCCGCACCTGGCCGACTGGGAGTCGCTCGACCCGGGCACCGCCCGCGAACCGGCCGGCCCCACCGGCACCGAGCAGGCCCTCGCCGCCGTGGCCGCCCTGGAAGCGGCGGACGGCGGGGCGACCGCCCGAGTGGCCGTCGGGTTCC encodes:
- a CDS encoding helix-turn-helix transcriptional regulator; the encoded protein is MNVYRETLQKGYTSGAVPLCIVQLGLLRTSPETGELVPVPPDVALFGLTRPIERTILDEQHRLAAMRVSISRLEGVYLEALQGDALVRRLIGTDVISTALEQAVGSCTSELLTMQPGGGRAPTLLAEALPRDLKLAARGVHQRTLYQHSVRSHGPTLSYVEQITEAGAEVRTAEELFERLIVCDRNIAFIPSVRDRSTEALAIRHPGIVRYLVRSFEHEWGRAEPMATAPGIHTDILADGIRDAVLRMLVTGEPDKAIASRLGISLRSVANHVKRTSEALGSRSRAELGYLLAVRGIVEPVRRAGSAARPEPSEV
- a CDS encoding transposase family protein → MFAVLDARRRRGRPSGRRDRSAPGVFAARVKGAATTRPRDLPYGERRLEFVWHKRRWWCREVSCPRSWCSSRWSCRGLGSVVVRDSVAADRAVGAQARRVGLGDRGVGTLFTGWGGEPAPAASSPDGPDVPSRPAVSETCGLDPGDIEWGLGGFGKLTARVPVDQGHVSGWCHWSTAPPGCRGGESGTSGSSSTTTGRRATRRARRPRRTRRL
- a CDS encoding SDR family oxidoreductase — its product is MTRTAVVTGAGSGIGKATARRLAKEGYQVVLVARRADRLAELADEIGGVPVACDITDPEAVRAAFAPLDRCDLLVNNAGGALGAEAVADATGDAWQWMFSVNVLGTLHVTRTLLPLLRASAEGATIVTITSTAAFVNYEGGAGYSAAKHAEHALSETLRLELCGTPVRVVEIAPGMVRTEEFALNRFEGDAEKAAAVYAGVDRPLRAEDVAECVALTVALPPHVNVDHLVVRPVAQAAQHKTHRGAVFPV
- a CDS encoding 3-oxoacyl-ACP reductase family protein, whose amino-acid sequence is MDGNAVALVTGGSRGIGAAVGLRLAEDGFDVAFTYARGEEAAAEVVGKIEALGRRALAVRADSGDPAAAGAVVERTVREFGRLDVLVNNAGVGVLGPLEALTAADVEHVLAVNARGVFLTTQAAAPHLGPGGRIITIGSCVTQRASSPGGTLYAMSKSALIGLNKALARELGGRGITANIVHPGPVDTDMNPAGGPYAGPQAAMTALGRFGTPREVASMVAFLAGPEAAYVTGAEFAVDGGHAA